One window of Nocardia sp. NBC_00508 genomic DNA carries:
- a CDS encoding dihydrofolate reductase family protein, which yields MELSLTQFVTVDGVCQAPGGPQEDTSGGFTHGGWSVPFGDTEFGAFIDEVFERADAFLLGRRTYEIFAGYWPKVTDPDNPVAVQLNALPKYVATATLEHADWAGTELLRGDVVAEVTALKQRPGRELQVHGSRNLAHTLLSNGLVDTLHLLTFPVLLGTGKRLFTSEVQPTGLRLTDYRVTGSGIVISTYRNAGAPQYGDYTEVATAAQ from the coding sequence ATGGAGCTGTCCCTCACCCAGTTCGTCACCGTCGACGGCGTGTGCCAGGCGCCCGGCGGTCCGCAGGAGGACACCAGCGGCGGATTCACCCACGGCGGGTGGTCGGTGCCGTTCGGCGACACGGAATTCGGCGCGTTCATCGACGAGGTGTTCGAGCGGGCCGACGCGTTCCTGCTCGGACGGCGCACCTACGAGATCTTCGCGGGGTACTGGCCGAAGGTCACCGATCCGGACAACCCGGTCGCCGTGCAACTGAACGCGCTCCCGAAGTACGTCGCGACCGCGACCCTGGAACACGCCGACTGGGCGGGCACCGAACTGCTCCGCGGCGACGTCGTCGCCGAGGTGACCGCGTTGAAGCAGCGTCCCGGCCGCGAACTCCAGGTGCACGGCAGCAGGAATCTCGCGCACACCCTGCTATCGAACGGCCTGGTCGACACCCTGCACCTGCTCACTTTCCCGGTGCTGCTCGGCACCGGCAAACGGCTGTTCACCAGCGAGGTCCAGCCCACCGGACTGCGGCTCACCGACTACCGCGTGACCGGCAGCGGCATAGTGATCAGCACCTACCGCAACGCCGGTGCGCCGCAGTATGGGGACTACACCGAAGTGGCCACGGCTGCCCAGTAA
- a CDS encoding helix-turn-helix domain-containing protein, with protein MKPSTPPEAGSPATLWLWAGQAIYRGPSLRLDAHSTAVDCLAVGVDAPFTLAADGIARTVRSALIPPRRVHRVVAGGDHMMFCYLDPRSPGARACRDRMTLWDNDFGLNHRQEAALVIAAAHDRPEARSLADLVGSAPRPPLDERVAEAMATLLAHPAHEFTAERFAAAAHLSESRFLHLFAAQAGTSFRRYRRWARMLGVGRAIAKGQNITVASTDAGFASPSHFSDAFHALFGLSATALLATGVRIVVLDEAEGIEPEA; from the coding sequence ATGAAGCCGAGCACTCCGCCGGAAGCGGGCTCACCCGCGACGCTGTGGCTATGGGCCGGGCAGGCGATCTATCGAGGACCTTCCCTGCGCCTCGATGCGCACTCGACCGCGGTGGACTGCCTGGCTGTCGGCGTGGACGCCCCGTTCACCTTGGCGGCCGACGGCATCGCGCGCACTGTGCGCAGCGCGCTGATCCCGCCGCGCCGAGTGCATAGGGTGGTCGCGGGCGGCGACCATATGATGTTCTGCTATCTCGATCCGAGATCACCGGGAGCGCGTGCATGCCGCGACCGAATGACCCTGTGGGACAACGATTTCGGGCTGAATCACCGGCAAGAGGCCGCGCTGGTGATTGCCGCGGCCCACGACCGCCCCGAGGCACGCTCGCTGGCGGATCTCGTCGGCTCGGCACCGCGTCCGCCCCTGGACGAACGCGTCGCGGAAGCGATGGCGACTCTGCTCGCGCATCCCGCCCACGAGTTCACCGCCGAACGGTTCGCCGCGGCGGCGCACCTGTCGGAATCCCGATTCCTGCATCTGTTCGCGGCGCAGGCGGGGACCTCGTTCCGGCGCTACCGGCGCTGGGCCAGGATGCTCGGCGTCGGCCGGGCGATCGCCAAAGGCCAGAACATCACCGTCGCGTCGACCGACGCCGGGTTCGCCAGCCCTTCCCATTTCAGCGACGCCTTCCATGCCCTCTTCGGGCTGTCGGCCACCGCGCTGCTGGCCACCGGCGTCCGGATCGTCGTGCTCGACGAAGCCGAAGGGATCGAACCCGA